From the Lolium rigidum isolate FL_2022 chromosome 2, APGP_CSIRO_Lrig_0.1, whole genome shotgun sequence genome, one window contains:
- the LOC124691752 gene encoding proteinaceous RNase P 1, chloroplastic/mitochondrial-like: MRLAAAAGALRPTAALLFRSHPQRLLPSLRRSSLPLARRRRHSYSSTSTALDDPPTTTPATNTPTSPAPAPPSARGGGVKAARRRARESPEGILKRQLDMCSRDADLPTALALYDAALDPATAVPLSIYHYNCLLYLCSNAAAGESADAAKRGFEIFARMEAQGVEPNEATLTSVARLAAARRDPAMAFSLVRRMADIGTPPRLRTYGPALFAYCDAGDADGAGEVEAHMDAAGVVPEEAELAALLRVNAGKGRAGEVYRLLHRMRALVRQVGETTAEVLETWFRSDAAAEAGVEEWDARKVKEGVLKGGGGWHGQGWLGKGKWNVGRSEMDTKGKCHRCGEKLVCIDIDPSETETFAKSLTELACKREVREDFLRFQEWLHRHGPFDAVIDAANVGLYNSKAFSFSQVNSVVNGIQRITKSKKLPLIVLHRSRVNGGPAKLPHNQKLLEGWRNAGALYATPPGSNDDWYWLYAAVSCRSLLVTNDEMRDHLFQLLGTSFFPRWKEKHQVRLTYSGRGPAFHLPPPYSIVTQESEAGSWHVPTTTGDDIENPRQWICATRKSSEKSSALPQARLSEMGW, from the exons ATGCGGCTCGCTGCGGCGGCGGGTGCCCTCCGCCCCACGGCCGCCCTGCTCTTCCGCTCCCACCCTCAGCGCCTCCTCCCCTCTCTGCGCCGTTCCTCCCTCCCCTTGGCCCGCCGGCGGCGCCACTCCTACTCTTCCACCTCCACCGCACTCGACGACCCTCCGACGACGACTCCGGCCACCAATACCCCAACCTCCCCAGCCCCAGCGCCGCCCTCAGCGCGGGGCGGCGGAGTCAAGGCCGCCCGCCGGCGCGCGCGCGAGTCCCCCGAGGGCATCCTTAAGCGCCAGCTCGACATGTGCTCCCGCGACGCCGACCTCCCCACCGCGCTCGCCCTCTACGACGCGGCCCTCGACCCGGCCACCGCCGTCCCGCTCTCCATCTACCACTACAACTGCCTCCTCTACCTCTGCTCCAACGCTGCCGCCGGTGAATCCGCCGACGCCGCGAAGCGCGGCTTCGAGATCTTCGCGAGGATGGAGGCGCAGGGCGTGGAGCCCAACGAGGCCACGCTCACGAgcgtcgcccgcctcgccgccgcgcgccgggACCCCGCCATGGCCTTCTCCCTCGTCCGTCGCATGGCGGACATCGGCACCCCGCCGCGCCTCCGCACCTACGGCCCCGCCCTCTTCGCCTACTGCGACGCGGGGGACGCCGACGGGGCCGGCGAGGTCGAGGCCCACATGGACGCCGCAGGGGTCGTGCCTGAGGAGGCCGAGCTCGCCGCGCTGCTCCGTGTCAATGCCGGCAAGGGCAGGGCTGGCGAGGTGTACAGGTTGCTGCACAGGATGCGCGCTCTTGTCAGGCAGGTTGGTGAGACGACTGCCGAGGTGCTCGAGACATGGTTCCGGTCCGACGCAGCGGCAGAGGCCGGGGTGGAGGAGTGGGACGCCAGGAAGGTCAAGGAAGGGGTGCTgaaggggggcggtggctggCATGGCCAGGGCTGGCTTGGCAAGGGGAAGTGGAACGTCGGGCGGAGCGAGATGGATACGAAAGGTAAATGCCATCGTTGCGGGGAGAAGCTTGTGTGTATAGACATCGATCCTTCCGAGACGGAGACCTTTGCCAAGTCGCTCACTGAACTGGCGTGCAAGCGGGAGGTCAGGGAGGATTTCCTACGGTTTCAG GAATGGCTCCATCGCCATGGACCATTCGATGCTGTTATTGATGCTGCTAATGTCGGCCTTTACAATAGCAAAGCTTTTAGTTTTTCTCAG GTGAACTCTGTTGTAAATGGAATACAGAGAATAACTAAATCAAAGAAATTGCCACTGATCGTTTTGCATAGGAGCCGAGTAAATGGTGGTCCTGCAAAACTTCCACACAATCAGAAGCTTCTAGAGGGTTGGCGAAATGCTGGAGCACTATATGCTACCCCTCCTGGTTCCAATGATGATTG GTATTGGTTGTATGCAGCTGTTAGCTGCCGTTCGCTGCTTGTTACGAATGATGAGATGCGGGACCACTTGTTTCAGCTACTTGGCACTAGTTTTTTCCCCAGATGGAAAGAAAAGCACCAG GTCAGGCTAACGTACTCAGGTCGTGGTCCTGCTTTCCATTTGCCACCTCCTTATTCGATTGTTACTCAG GAATCCGAAGCCGGAAGCTGGCATGTACCGACAACAACCGGTGATGACATTGAAAATCCACGGCAGTGGATTTGCGCCACTAGGAAATCTTCGGAGAAATCCTCTGCTCTGCCCCAAGCGAGGTTAAGTGAGATGGGCTGGTAG